The sequence GCTGTGGATATCCCTGCTGTTGCTGGGAGGGGGAGCACTGGCCATGGCCCTCAACGGCGCCCTGTAATCGCCATCTTTGGAAGCATCACTGTGACCGATTTCGTCTACTACGCCGATCTCTTCGGCACCGCGGTCTTCGCCGTCTCCGGCGCCCTGGCCGCCGGCCGCCTGAGAATGGATCCTTTCGGGGTCACCGTCCTGGCGGCGGTGACCGCCATCGGCGGCGGTACCGTCCGCGACACCATACTGGGGGCGACCCCGGTTTTCTGGATCCACGACACCAACTACATCTGGGTGGTGTTGCTCACCGCCCTGATGGTGATGCTGCTGGTGCGCTGTCCGAGGCGCCTCTCCGGCCTCTGGTTCCAGATGGCGGACGCCTTCGGCCTGGCCCTGTTCACCGTCATCGGCGCCCAGAAGGCACTGAGCTTTGGCGCCTCACCGCTGATTGCCGTGATGATGGGGGTGATGACCGGCGTGGTAGGGGGGATGATCCGCGACGTCCTCTGCCGGGAAGTGCCTCTGGTGCTGAGAAAAGAGATCTACGCCACCGCTTCCATCGTGGGTGGTATTTTGTATACCATCTCTATTCAAAAGGGTGTGGAGCAGGTTCCGGCGATGCTGATCGCCATGGGCGGTGCCCTGGCCATCCGGGTCTCTGCCATCTACTGGCGACTCTCTCTGCCCGCATTCGAACTCAATGAGCTGCCCAAGGAGTAGTCGTGCCTGCGTTGATCCTCGCCCTTGTTCTTGCCTTGCTGCTGCCGTCCGCCGCCTGGGCCGCCGGTGCCGACATCGTGCCCGATGAGCCGGACAGCACAGAGCCGGCAGAAGCCGCCGTCCCCGAGGCGATTCGCTTGTCACAGGAGTACATCCTGGCCCTGACCGGCAGGAACTACAACAGCCTGAATCGCTTCTACAGCAGAGAGACGGTGTTCGAAGACAAGACCGCCAGCAAGAAGGTCACCGGCGCCACCGACATCCTCACCTTCCTGCGGCGCATCCATGTCTACACCCTGAGTTACAGTTTTGAACCGGACCACGTGTTCCACTCCGGCTCCCTGGTGGTGATGATCGGCACCTACCGCTACCGCAGCCGAGGGGATCTGTTTGGCAAACCGGGAAAGACCATCGAACTGACCATCCCCGGGGTCACCACCCTGGAGCTGGACATGGACGAGAAGCAGATTAAAAAACATGTGGATCTGCTGGACTATGACGCCATGCGGGATCAGCTGTCCAGCCAGTGATCAGCGCCTGGCCAGGAGAATCCCCAGGCAGACGCCAAGAAGCTGAGCCATCAGTGCGGTGGGTTGAGACCAGATCCAGCTGGCCAGGTACCAACTGCTGCCCACCAGCAGCGGCAAAGCCAGATAGGTGCCTGCCGCCGCCCCTACCGCCAGCCAGATTCCGGACTCCAGAGAGCCGAGGCGATAGCTGAGCCAGGCCAGCAGCAGCCACATGGGCGCATAAGCCAGCAAGGCATCTCCGGTCACCGACACCGCATACCAGGAGGTGGCGGGCAGCAAGGTGCCAAATCCCTGAGTCAGCGACAACAGGGGCAGAGAGAGCGCCACGGCACTCAGTCCTATCAATGTTCCCACCACCGCCTTTTGCCAGATCCCGTCCTGCACCTGTGGCTCTCCCGTTCTCAACGCCTTATCAAAGGATACCTGAGTTCTGCCGGTGCGGATCATCTGACCTGATCAATCCTGGCTGTCAGCCGCACCCACAAAAAAAGCCGCCCCAGGGGCGGCTTTTCATCAGATGGCGGTTAGGCCAGGGTGATGCGGGCAAACTTGCGCTTACCCACCTGGTATACCGCGGTGCCGGCGGCAGGCACCAACTTGGTGTCCTCCACCTTCTCACCGTCGATCTTCACCGCACCCTGACGAATCATGCGCATGGCGTCACTGGTGGAGCCCACCAGGTTGGCGTCCTTCAGCAGGTTGGCAATGCCGGCACCGGCGTCCAGGGTCACTTCAGGCATCTCATCCGGGATGGCGTTTTTCTGGAAACGCTGGATGAAGTCCTGATGGGCCGCCTCCGCCGCCGCGTCATCGTGGAAACGGGCGATGATCTCCTTGGCCAGGGCGATCTTGATGTCACGGGGGTTGGCACCGGCCGCCATGTCGGCCTTGAGCTGCTCGATCTCCTCCAGGGGGCGGAAGGAGAGCAGTTCGTAGTAGTTCCACATCAGGTCATCGGAGATGGACATGATCTTACCGAACATCTCACTGGCCGGATCGGACACACCGATGTAGTTGTTGGCGGACTTGGACATCTTCTTGACGCCATCCAGACCCACCAGCAGTGGCATGGTGATCACCGTCTGAGGGCGCTGACCCTCCTCCTTCTGCAGCTCACGGCCCATCAGCAGGTTGAACTTCTGGTCGGTACCGCCCAGCTCCACGTCCGCCTCCAGGGCCACAGAATCCCAGCCCTGCAGCAGAGGGTACATGAACTCATGAATGGCGATGGACTGGCCATTGGCGTAGCGCTTCTTAAAGTCATCACGCTCGAGCATGCGGGCCACGGTCTGCTTGGCCGCCAGCTTGAGCATGCCTCCGGCCCCCATGTCCCCCAGCCAGCGGGAGTTGAACTCGATGCGGGTCTTGGCGGGATCCAGAATCTTAAACACCTGCTCTTTATAGGTTTCGGCATTGGCCAGAACCTGCGCTTCGGTCAGCGGAGGACGGGTGCTGTTCTTGCCTGAAGGATCGCCCACCATGCCGGTGAAATCACCGATCAGGAAGATCACTTCGTGGCCCAGCTCCTGAAACTGGCGCAGCTTGTTCAGGATCACGGTATGACCCAGGTGGATATCCGGCGCCGTGGGATCCGCGCCCAGCTTCACCTTCAGGGGCTTGCCCAGTTTCAGCTTCTCAACCAGTTCCTGTTCTACCAGGATCTCTTCGGTACCACGGCGAATCTCTGCCAGTGCCCGTTCCAACTCACTCATCAAGGCCACTCCGACGGTGTTCAACTTTCAACAAAGAGGTCAATGTTACTGGTTAGGCAGAACAAAGGAAAGGGTGTAGACTAGGCTGTTCCGGCCAAATCCCCTCTGTTGACGGGGAGTGACCAGCACGAAGAGATGATCAGAGAGAATAAGCGCCGAAAATCTGCACCCCTGACCGGCCTTGTGGGCACCTTCAAGGTGCTGCCGCGCCCCCACAGGATCGGATTGACTTCGATCCTGCT is a genomic window of Ferrimonas sp. YFM containing:
- a CDS encoding trimeric intracellular cation channel family protein encodes the protein MTDFVYYADLFGTAVFAVSGALAAGRLRMDPFGVTVLAAVTAIGGGTVRDTILGATPVFWIHDTNYIWVVLLTALMVMLLVRCPRRLSGLWFQMADAFGLALFTVIGAQKALSFGASPLIAVMMGVMTGVVGGMIRDVLCREVPLVLRKEIYATASIVGGILYTISIQKGVEQVPAMLIAMGGALAIRVSAIYWRLSLPAFELNELPKE
- the tyrS gene encoding tyrosine--tRNA ligase gives rise to the protein MSELERALAEIRRGTEEILVEQELVEKLKLGKPLKVKLGADPTAPDIHLGHTVILNKLRQFQELGHEVIFLIGDFTGMVGDPSGKNSTRPPLTEAQVLANAETYKEQVFKILDPAKTRIEFNSRWLGDMGAGGMLKLAAKQTVARMLERDDFKKRYANGQSIAIHEFMYPLLQGWDSVALEADVELGGTDQKFNLLMGRELQKEEGQRPQTVITMPLLVGLDGVKKMSKSANNYIGVSDPASEMFGKIMSISDDLMWNYYELLSFRPLEEIEQLKADMAAGANPRDIKIALAKEIIARFHDDAAAEAAHQDFIQRFQKNAIPDEMPEVTLDAGAGIANLLKDANLVGSTSDAMRMIRQGAVKIDGEKVEDTKLVPAAGTAVYQVGKRKFARITLA
- a CDS encoding nuclear transport factor 2 family protein gives rise to the protein MPALILALVLALLLPSAAWAAGADIVPDEPDSTEPAEAAVPEAIRLSQEYILALTGRNYNSLNRFYSRETVFEDKTASKKVTGATDILTFLRRIHVYTLSYSFEPDHVFHSGSLVVMIGTYRYRSRGDLFGKPGKTIELTIPGVTTLELDMDEKQIKKHVDLLDYDAMRDQLSSQ